Proteins from a genomic interval of Musa acuminata AAA Group cultivar baxijiao chromosome BXJ1-9, Cavendish_Baxijiao_AAA, whole genome shotgun sequence:
- the LOC135592786 gene encoding uncharacterized protein LOC135592786, giving the protein MTTEDKPEVDLRLLSSLLDEEEEEGKEEVEKGLPADDEAAMLDVAEGGENGDQRYYLTSIQSTVVIRQIRSQGLSFQLWPAASSLVSLLDSRPSALLLPATSQIRILELGSGTGLVGIAAAAILGASVTLTDLPHVLPNLRFNAESNAAAVAARGGSLDVRQLRWGEDEDAAALVDGEPAFDVVVASDVVYYEHLIDPLLRTLRVFATGEAAFVMAHLRRWKKRDSLFFRKARKLFDVAVVHTDPPLPGKRLGVAVYRFTAKRKLL; this is encoded by the coding sequence ATGACAACCGAAGACAAGCCCGAGGTCGACCTGCGTCTCCTCTCCAGCCTTcttgacgaagaagaagaagaaggaaaggaagaagtagAGAAGGGATTACCAGCAGATGACGAGGCTGCAATGTTAGATGTTGCCGAGGGCGGCGAGAATGGGGATCAGCGGTACTACCTGACCTCCATCCAATCCACGGTGGTCATCCGCCAGATCCGATCGCAGGGTCTCTCCTTCCAGCTCTGGCCCGCCGCCTCCTCCCTCGTCTCCCTCCTTGACAGCCGTCCCTCCGCCCTCCTCCTCCCGGCTACCTCCCAGATCCGGATCCTCGAGCTCGGCTCCGGCACCGGCCTCGTCggcatcgccgccgccgccatcctcGGCGCCAGCGTAACCCTAACCGACCTCCCCCACGTCCTCCCCAACCTCCGGTTCAACGCCGAGTCCAACGCCGCCGCCGTGGCCGCCCGCGGCGGCTCCCTCGATGTTCGCCAGCTGCGGTGGGGGGAGGACGAGGACGCCGCGGCCCTGGTCGACGGCGAACCAGCATTCGACGTCGTCGTGGCGTCGGATGTGGTTTACTACGAACACCTGATCGACCCGCTGCTGCGGACGCTGCGGGTGTTCGCGACGGGCGAGGCGGCCTTCGTGATGGCGCATCTGAGGAGGTGGAAGAAGAGGGACTCCTTGTTCTTCCGCAAGGCGAGGAAGCTGTTCGACGTGGCCGTGGTGCACACCGACCCGCCATTGCCCGGAAAACGACTCGGGGTGGCTGTATACCGCTTCACAGCGAAAAGAAAGCTCTTATGA
- the LOC103997329 gene encoding receptor-like protein kinase 7, whose protein sequence is MLHLRHHHHHHYLFLLPLLSLLFLCLLPGGASTPEEELQILLQFKASLKASTNATVFQSWDAGSSACSFTGIKCDSNGSVSEIDLTETGISGEIAFDSLCRLPSLSALSLGSNSLTGSVSADVSNCTGLRHLDLAFNYLGGAVPDLAPLNKLQVLNLSDNAFTGVFPWSSLGGLTELEQLSLGDNPFDPNPFPEVVVSLTKLNWLFLSDSNIHGDIPASIGNLAELVDLELADNFLTGGIPSEITRLSKLWQLELYNNSLTGRIPAGFGNLSELALFDASMNQLEGDLSELRSLTNLVSLQLFMNDLSGQVPPEFGEFRRLVNLSLYSNRLNGSLPAKLGSWTEFIFIDVSTNFFTGGIPPDMCRKGTMKKLLMLENKFTGEIPASYTNCSSLIRFRVNNNSLSGNVPAGLWSLPNLQLIDLSINQFEGPIGAGIGKAKSLYQLSLDNNRFSGQLPSEIGDMASIVKIYLSNNEFSGEIPASIGGLKNLAYLYLESNSFSGAIPDAIGSCVSLNSVSLAENKLSGPIPASLGALTRLNSLDLSNNQLSGEIPASLTTLKLSALDLSNNSLTGAVPAGLAIPAYSSSFAGNPGLCIDGSGANSLSSLRRCSSVRRASSDELRIILTCFLAGAAGLVACLGFYIVLKKRRADARGCGRAVVKDPSWDMKSFRILTFDEQEIVDGIKPDNFIGKGGSGEVYRVELGSGEVVAVKQIWRDAAGGTKEWSTAAMLAARRRVRRRSAAREFEAEVGTLSAVRHVNVVKLYCSITSEEWSLLVYEHLPNGSLWDRLHGPVSAAAAGKEEELGWEERYEIAVGAARGLEYLHHGWDRPILHRDVKSSNILLDDCLKPRIADFGLAKILQSAPAGGGAGEASAAHVIAGTHGYIAPEYAYTWKVNEKSDVYSFGVVLMELVTGRQPIEAEYGENKDIVCWVAGRMISRVSVMALVDGRIPEWAREEAVKVLRVAVLCTARLPTMRPSMRTVVQMLQEAGSGREFVAIGSGKNEKVENGGYVAGGKEGKAQTISLLL, encoded by the exons ATGCTGCACcttcgccaccaccaccaccaccactacctgttcctcctccccctcctctccctcctcttcctgtgCCTCCTCCCTGGAGGCGCGTCAACTCCCGAGGAAGAGCTCCAAATCCTCTTACAATTCAAAGCATCCCTAAAGGCCTCCACCAATGCCACTGTCTTCCAATCTTGGGATGCAGGTAGCTCCGCTTGCAGCTTCACCGGAATCAAGTGTGATTCCAACGGCTCCGTGTCGGAGATTGACCTCACAGAAACCGGCATTTCGGGCGAGATCGCGTTCGATTCCCTCTGCCGTCTCCCCTCGCTCTCCGCCCTCTCCCTTGGCTCCAACAGCCTCACGGGCTCCGTCTCCGCCGACGTCAGCAACTGCACTGGCCTCCGCCACCTCGACCTCGCCTTCAACTACCTCGGCGGGGCCGTCCCCGACCTGGCGCCGCTCAACAAGCTCCAAGTCTTGAACCTTTCCGATAACGCCTTCACCGGCGTCTTCCCGTGGAGTTCGCTTGGTGGCCTCACCGAGTTGGAACAGCTGAGTCTCGGGGATAACCCGTTCGATCCCAATCCCTTCCCGGAGGTGGTTGTGAGCTTGACCAAGCTCAACTGGCTCTTCCTCTCGGACTCCAATATCCACGGTGACATCCCGGCATCAATTGGAAACTTGGCCGAGCTCGTCGACCTCGAGCTCGCCGACAATTTCCTCACCGGCGGGATCCCTTCGGAGATCACAAGACTCTCTAAACTCTGGCAACTGGAGCTCTATAATAATTCGCTAACCGGGAGGATCCCGGCCGGGTTCGGAAACCTCTCAGAGCTGGCCTTGTTCGACGCGTCCATGAACCAACTGGAAGGCGACCTCTCTGAGCTCCGGAGCTTGACGAACCTCGTGTCGCTACAGCTGTTTATGAACGACCTCTCCGGCCAGGTCCCGCCGGAGTTTGGGGAGTTCCGGCGCCTCGTAAACCTCTCACTCTACTCGAACCGGCTCAACGGGTCGCTGCCGGCGAAGCTCGGGAGCTGGACGGAGTTCATCTTCATCGACGTGTCGACCAACTTCTTCACGGGCGGCATCCCACCGGATATGTGCAGGAAGGGGACGATGAAGAAGCTTCTCATGCTGGAGAATAAATTCACCGGGGAGATCCCGGCGAGCTACACCAACTGCTCGTCTTTGATTCGGTTCAGGGTAAACAACAATTCGCTCTCCGGTAACGTTCCCGCCGGGCTCTGGAGCCTGCCCAATCTGCAGTTAATCGACCTCTCCATCAACCAGTTCGAAGGCCCAATCGGCGCCGGGATCGGCAAAGCAAAGTCTTTATACCAGCTGTCTCTCGACAACAACCGGTTCTCCGGCCAACTGCCGTCGGAGATCGGAGATATGGCGTCGATTGTGAAAATATACTTGTCGAACAACGAATTCTCCGGTGAGATTCCGGCGAGCATTGGAGGGTTAAAGAACCTGGCATATCTTTATTTGGAAAGCAACAGCTTCTCAGGAGCGATCCCAGATGCGATCGGCTCGTGCGTCTCGTTAAACTCCGTCAGCCTCGCCGAGAACAAGCTCTCCGGGCCGATCCCCGCGAGCCTCGGCGCACTGACGAGGCTCAATTCGCTGGACTTGAGCAACAACCAGCTCTCCGGCGAGATCCCAGCGAGCCTTACCACGCTGAAGCTGTCCGCCCTTGACCTCTCCAACAACAGCCTCACAGGCGCCGTGCCCGCGGGGCTCGCCATCCCCGCATACAGCAGTAGCTTCGCTGGGAACCCCGGCCTCTGCATCGATGGCAGCGGCGCCAACAGCCTCAGCTCGCTCAGGCGCTGCTCCTCCGTCCGGAGGGCCTCCTCGGATGAGCTTCGCATCATCCTCACATGCTTCCTCGCCGGTGCCGCCGGACTCGTCGCCTGCCTCGGCTTCTACATCGTCCTAAAGAAGCGCCGAGCCGACGCACGCGGCTGCGGACGGGCCGTCGTTAAGGATCCATCGTGGGACATGAAGTCGTTCCGGATCCTGACGTTCGACGAGCAGGAGATCGTCGACGGGATCAAGCCGGACAACTTCATCGGAAAGGGCGGGTCCGGAGAGGTGTACCGAGTCGAGTTGGGTAGCGGGGAGGTTGTGGCGGTGAAGCAGATATGGCGCGACGCGGCGGGGGGCACGAAGGAGTGGAGCACGGCGGCGATGCTGGCAGCGCGGAGGCGGGTAAGAAGGAGATCAGCCGCGAGGGAGTTCGAGGCGGAGGTAGGGACGCTGAGCGCGGTGCGGCACGTCAACGTGGTTAAGCTGTACTGCAGCATCACGAGCGAGGAGTGGAGCCTGCTGGTGTACGAGCACCTCCCCAACGGAAGCCTCTGGGACCGGCTGCACGGGCCAGTGTCGGCGGCAGCGGCGGGGAAGGAGGAGGAGTTGGGGTGGGAGGAGAGGTACGAGATCGCGGTGGGGGCGGCACGGGGGCTGGAGTACCTGCACCACGGCTGGGACCGTCCCATCCTGCACCGGGACGTCAAGTCCAGCAACATTCTCCTGGACGACTGCCTCAAGCCGCGCATCGCAGACTTCGGCCTCGCCAAAATCCTGCAGTCCGCTCCTGCAGGAGGAGGAGCAGGGGAGGCCTCCGCTGCTCATGTCATCGCCGGTACCCACGGCTACATCGCCCCAG AGTACGCGTACACATGGAAGGTAAACGAGAAGAgcgacgtgtacagcttcggggTGGTGCTGATGGAGCTGGTGACGGGGAGACAGCCGATAGAGGCGGAGTACGGGGAGAACAAAGACATCGTCTGCTGGGTGGCGGGGAGGATGATCAGCAGGGTGAGCGTGATGGCTCTGGTGGACGGGAGAATCCCGGAGTGGGCGAGAGAGGAAGCCGTCAAGGTGCTGCGCGTCGCGGTGCTGTGCACGGCGAGGCTGCCGACGATGCGGCCGTCGATGAGGACGGTGGTGCAAATGCTGCAGGAGGCGGGGAGCGGCCGAGAGTTCGTAGCGATCGGGAGCGGCAAGAACGAGAAGGTGGAGAATGGTGGGTATGTGGCTGGAGGGAAGGAAGGCAAAGCTCAAACCATAAGCCTGCTGCTGTAG